The nucleotide sequence TTTCTCTTAGCTACCCAAATGATTTTCAAAAAGTTTCAGCACAAAGTTTCACTAGTGACTGCTCAACAACTATCAGTGAGTGGACTTTAGGTTTTCCAGGCCTTTCAGATGGTGCAAACTGCCTTCAGATCCAGGAACCATTGCAGCCAGAAAAAACTGTCTCCTTGGAGATGGAGGCCGTGAGAGACCACAGGTCTTCCTACAGAGACCAGGGAGACATTGCTTGGATAAACTTTTGTAggtctgaagaaaattaattcataatCCAGTTATAAATTAGCTCATCATCTACATAAACCTGTTTAAGGAAACCAGAGTTGGTACATGTTGACACTCTCCCAAATCCAGACACTGCAGTAGTCACATCACAACCATGAATCTCTTGCTGGCACATCATATGACTATCAAAGTCCAGGATGATGGCAAAGTTGTTTGGAGGTCAATTTATCAAGTATTCTGATTAAATTAAATCAAGCTTCTGCTCTATTATTAGCAGTAGATGGTGACTTTGTGTACAAATTTTGGATCTGTGATACACAGGTTTAACACAACGTGGTCTGTGTCCTAAAGCTATATAGAAAAAGCCACACTACCCTCACTCTTTGGAGCTGGCGATCTGAGGGACTGATTTGCTCTACACTTCATAGCAGTCCCTGGCAAAGCTGGGAAACGATTCAAGACCTGTGTCCTAGCCATAAACCCACACTTGCTCTCCTGACATAGAAACAGGAACATGCCAGAGACGCAAAGCAAATGCCAAGTTGTGGAATGGGCCCCTGAAGTATTTTTCTCCCTGGAGAGAGACTAAAGCCTTGCTGTACTTATAAACACCTGCCTAATGATGACAGAATTGAATTTATTGCTTCTTGCAGCAAAAATGCCTCAGAAATAAGATACTAGATGCCCTATTGAGATCATCCAAAACAGCATGTGTTGTAGTTATCACAAACTTCAGGTGATAGCCTGAGACATCTGCAGCACATGTACAATTTGGTGAACACTAAGGCGCAGCTTGTAGAAACTCTGCCTGGGACCCTCCAGAGACTGTAAAGTAGCTGAGACATGATAAGACTTGAAAGAACACCTCACTTCATGATCCTCCATCACTATCCCTGTACAGCAGCTCCAGTGGAAGCGCTGCCAAATGCCTAAGCTGTgcaccttctccttcagcttaTCACACACTTAGGTTAGTGAAAACATATTTCTGAGGCTGGCATAATAAGTCTGAACAGTGATCTTAACACAGAACTGCTGCACCTTTTTCTTTGGGAATCAACTGTCCTCCAAAAGCACTTATGCCACAAAGTATTTGTAAAAGAAGACTGGGCTTCAAAAATGTTAAtcaaatgcaatattttaaacaaaactttctAATCCCTCTTGACACATCTACAAGGTCAAAAACCAAAGCTGTGCCATAACCAGCATCCATAAGAACAAGTAATATCACACCTATTCCAAAAAACTTTCCATCTCTACCATGGGTAAAATTGGTATGAGTAAAGGCGATGTCCATTAAACTAGATTTGACAGCGATGTTAAAGGTGAGGAACTATAATTTATATATTGCCTGTAACAGGGTCAAATTCCTGGTAGAAATGGCAAAACAATCTAAACCACAGCCACCTGATATTGttggatttcttttctcatattaaaaaaagaaagttttcatGACTTTTTATTGATAGAAGACGTAATCAAAATGGTCCCTTTTGACTGGAGAGATTTAATCATGCAGGTTGCGGAGGAATCTTATTTGCAGGTCATAAATTAGGTGAAAAAGACccatgtttatttattttcatttcttctcctctgGACAAAAATCCCTATTTTATTATCTGGAACAactggcaaatatttaaaaatatggtcCTTACAAATTTAGCTTCATTCCTCAGATGTCAGGCCAAcaacagctgaaagaaaaaaaccaaataaattctTGCCCCGTTCACCCTTTCACCACCTTCACAATTCTGTTCCTCTCAGGAAAACTTAAGAGAACTGGTGAACATTGCAGTGTGCCAGAGAAGTCAGTGCACACAGGCTATTTTAGATCAAAGGGAGAAATGCCTTCTGAAGTGCCAAGATCTTCCTTGCTATTATACCAAATAAAAATGCCAGCTCATCTTTTCTAATAGATTAAATATTATGGAGAGACAATGTATCTAataagagcagagctgggtgactAAAAACATTTTGGGCTGGACAAATACAACTTTCAACTCCTTTTGGAAATAGCCCATCCTGGTGCACAAAGGTGACATACTTGGAGGGCAATAGAGATCACATGCCAGCTTCAGCCAGTAGAAGATAAGAAGATCCAAGAGCGATGAAGTTCTCAGGATGACATTGTCACAGAAGGTGCATCCACTGCAAAACCAGAGCAAgctcagaaagaaagaagctcAAGAACATTCTAATACCATTTCCCACAAGTAAAGATAGAAAGATAACTGGATAGGCATATTAATGGTTCTCATCTTTTCAACTTAGATGTTaccaaaaaaagattttttactTTCACTTCTGAGCCACCCTCAGTCTGCTAGACTTCACCTTTAAGCTGTCTGCTAATCAAACAGATCCCTAAAAGTCTTGTTTCCTGACTTCCAAAAGGATTGTAGCAGCTACCTCCTCTTGACTTGCTTTCTCTGGAAGTACTGATTTCTTTTGTACCTTTTTAAGTCTGTGGCTTTGAAAAAAGAGGCTTTAGGCAGCAATCTGAGCTCTTTTAGCACTCCAAGGGCATGCCCATCTGATCTTTTTTTATCAGAAATGCCCCATGTGGTGAGACCAATGTCCATCACCCAGGCCTCTGTCTCCCACAGTGGCTGTTGCAGAGGTGGCTTAAGAAGAGCACATGAAAAAAGCCACTATCTGAAATCTAATCCTCATGCTCCTTCTGCATCCTGCTGTTAGATTTCAGGTGTTAGAGGGAATATCACTGCCTTCCCAATAGGATCTGGTTTGCACCTTTTATCCATTAATTTGTCTAATCTGTTTTGAAACTCCTGATGTGTTCTGACTTCACACTTTCTTGCAGCAGCCAGATTTAGAAGTTTATTACAGGCTTTGAAGAACAGCacttttaaaaacctgttttaAATTACATCTGATCAGTTTCAATACATGTTCCCTGATCCAGTACTGTAGGATTTGGTAAACAAATTTAGCACTCATCTTCTGCACTGCTTTCTTGATGCTATAAATCAGCTTCCCTCTTCAGCTTTCTCTCCAAACTGAAGTGAAACCATAAGccttcttttacttttttttgccGCAAATTTAGAtgcccttttcctttttttcttttctttttttttctttttttttttttttttttttgataaaaaaatatGCCCTTCTTGAGATGCAGAGATTAATTGCAGGTGATACTCAAGGTGTGGAGGcacaaatattttctacatTGGCAAAATGTACTCTTTGGTCTTGTTCTCAGTACCATTCCTGACATGGACAAATTTAGCTGCAGGTACACACTTAGACAATGCCAACAGAGAATTCAGCATGGCTTGGACTGTTCTAAAGCACCACAGAATTGTTTTGGAGATGCTTAAATTAACTCCAAACAAGAGGTTAGATCACACAGCCAGACAGGATTATGCCATGCAGAGATGCTTGCTTAAGCCCTGAAAGATTTACAGCTACACAAGGGCAGTTGCAAACTCTTCCTAGATTTGGTAGCAGCTTGTCCATCTGGGATGCCTACAGTCACAGCACATCAGGTAAAGCAGGCAGGCCTCTTTatcatttgaaatgttttcagaacaGTACCAGTCTTTTGgggagccttctcctctctccccaggcTCTGTATCCAATGTGAACAACATCTGCACTCCATGTACAACAGAGTTAataattacaagaaaaaaaaatcacagactGGCAAATTCTCCACAATTTAAGACTTGTTTTCAGTCACCAAGAAACCTTACCAGTATCCCATCTGAAGGGCAAGGCATAGCTGTTATGTGATAGTGGAGGATGGAAAGTATGAACAACTTCCTCTTCACCCAGTGCTGCATGTCTTCTCCCTCCCTATGTGTGCCACTGATGCacctcagaaaatatttatgagtTCTCATTCAAATACTTCAGCTGATAAATTTAATATCATATTCCCTGGGgtaagcaaaaaataaaatattgcattgGCCTTCGCACATGTGGATATTATATTACTTTACAATGAAACCCAGCAAGCTGCACATTACAGTTTTTACCACAATCTCCTTGGTAGGAATGTTTCAAATACATTGCATATGTGTGAATACAATATAAGCATACTGAAACGCTTTGAACACTGTAATACATCAGACACTTGagtcagggaaggaaaagaaaaaaaagtcttcacCTATCTTGGCTCTTATCTCaagtctgtgctgctcctttaTGTGTTTGACAATGGTGTTCTTTGGTCTGATGGATGGCGCTACTTACAACATATGAAGTGAACTTCCAAACAACTGGATCCTCGCCCACATGCCCCAAACCTGTTAGCTTGTTCATCAAGTATCTCTGAAGGAAAGCAGACTAGAGTGCTTGCCCTGTGTGGTACAGCTCCCACAAAAACGGATTAAAGGTGTCGCAGCCGTACAACAAAGTCCTTGGTTTTAGCAAACACATTTCTACACACCGTAAAAGCCCCAACACCTGACGTGCTGGGGTTTTATAAGGCTGCAACGCTGAAAAGTAGGCATAGAAGCCGGCAGCATTCAAAGGCATTAAAGATTCACATTGCACGTTCGCTTCCTGCGCGGCCAGCCCGCCGGTATGAGCGCGGCCGGCACCTGCTCCCGCCGGCGGAGCTCCCGCCCGGGGCTCggctgccacctcctgcccGGCCCGGGAAGCGCCGCCGGGCCCCGGCCATGTGCCCGACCCCCGCACGCCAGCCAGCCCCGGCACGGGCACCCAGGACTAGCAGAACGGGGTTTGGGATCCCAGACGGGCCAGCTTCCCCGTTCTACactttgggatttgggaaatTATAACTCATAAGCTACAAGCACCCGTCCACGCAGACCTCCCAGTCTGAGACTCCTCTAAACtctgtttttcagaataaaGCACGCTTGCTCTCTTTCTATGCTTAAAACATAGAAAGaagtgaaaaccagaaaatgtccATACGTGTGAGCATCGTTCATTCCTAAAGAACAAAGCACTAGCAAGTTAGTGCATCCAAGGAATGAAAACACACTATCAGTGAACATTTCCAAATGGCTCACCAACCCCCACGCAGGAGTTCAGTGGCACAAATATTCACCACCATTTTTAACCATAAAAACCAGTCTTCATTTGGGTTTGTTGGGGCTGGTTTTGAGCaggggggtttggtttttttggtggcatTTTGGTCttgttgtttggtttatttttatatactgCAGATTTCATCCCAGTAGAACCTTGGATCATTCTTAGGGTCTGCTGCTTTGCCTTCAAATTTCCTGATGCAactgtagaaaaatatttaaataacacATACATGACAAAAGACTTTAACAGGATGGCACACACAGCCTTTCTTTCCCACCTAATTTTATCTTGAGCCTTTAATCTATCTTTAAAATGGCACACCCATGTGTCTGCATGCATGCATCTTTGCTCTTCCACTCCTCTGACCCTTGACAGCTGTTCTCCCTATACTTTGCCTCtcattttatggatttttattGGCAAGAAATCAAGGGTGACAGAGAGAGGGTCACCTCGAGGCTCATGGACTCCACCTGCTACTAACCATGTTGACTAGTCTGCCTCTTCTCAATATAAGAAAAATCACTAAAACTACATGTCCAAAGAGGCACATATATTTCCAATAACTTTCATCTGAAAAGGGCATGAATACAGTCTTGAGAGTCAGATAGAATGATGATGCTGTTCACAATGATCAAAAAAGGCTCAAGACACActggttttaaaagaaactgtATAAGCTGTTGTGCTGAAAACAAATAGTAGATGACCATGAGCGAAGAGTCAGAACcagctgagatttttatttgGAGGGATGGAAGTCAGCCTGGGCAGAAACAGGATTTGAATTTACATCATTTTTTCAAGTTCAGTAGCTTGCTAAGTTCCATGCTTGTAAAGGTACTTCTTGTACATGTGCTGATGAACATTcattttgctgctctgaaaacagcaaagatgAAGGGTCCCACTTGAATTTTGTCCATTCAAATAAATGGATGAAAAGGGGTATATACCATAGCTCTATTGACATATGAACACTTTTATATATATGGATCTCTAAGggtgtttcatttttttttgtggaggtGTTCTACAAAACATGACCTCAATTTCTTAAACACATAGTCTTAAAACCAgaaatcttttgtttttttcccccatttgcTTTCCTAAACCTGTCCTAAGCATCTGTATTATGTTATCCAACACACTGGCTGCTAACAATACAATCAATACAAAAGGTTACTTAGGGgtcatggatttttttctgccctcAAAACACAATCCCAGTTATTTTAACAGGGATTTGACtgctttcactgcagaaaatgtctTAGAACCTCTCaggtgagaaggaaaaataaagcatactggaagtaggattttttttattttcaaatttggAAACAGGTaatttaataaacatttttctgcacatccacataaaatacattttttttgaagtttcaaAACTTGATCGTAAATTTTACAGGGCAGGAACCTGGCATGCCAAGAACTGACATAAATACCTTTTTCATCACTTTTGGAAAATAGGTTCTGTCTGCTTACACATTAGAGTATTTTAGAACATCAACATACTAACTCTATTGTTCTGCTTCAAAACTTACCTTACCTTAAGCCTTAGTCAGACTACAGCAAAGATGAAGAGATTCCTGACACTGACTGAGCTAGAGGACAAGCTAGGTTGATTTGTACCTAAACATTTACTGCCTTgtagatatatttttatattagtCTGTTTTGTGCCTCCTAATCTTTCAGCAGTAGAAAATATTAGGTAtcataaaagaattttttaaacaaactcaTCAGGTACAATCCATATTGTGTTTggattgtaattttttttaaattaaattttttgaaAAGCATACTTGTTACTTTAAGTATCCTCATTTCATGTAATATTGTGTTGCTCAGAGGtctcagtgaaaatattttaaatacttttacttacaaactattaaaaaaatccctcctaACTTTGAAttggagaggaagggaaaagctcCTTAAGACAAAGTGATTTTCAGATTAGTTTCCATTAGTTCGTATAATATGACATggacattttcagaaaaaaaggaggaagcaTGATAACAAACAGCTGAAAGTTCAGATATTTGTATAGTGATTTACTTCTGTAAGATTGTATCATAATTTAGAGTAGATCAGGTACATGATCAGGCACTtagctttttatatttttcatatatttgtagcTTTGTAGATTGCTAATTCATGGCTGTAGCTCTTAATAATTTTCCTGTCCTCTTCTCCACATTTAGGAACAATAAGCTAACCTCCCGTAAACACGttcctaaaatatttaatcttatTCCATGAAGAGAACCAACTACAAGAATGTTCTGTTATACAATCAGAAGGACTAGAGATAACAGAACTGGGGCAAAGaagccctgggctgcatccagtGGGGCAGCACCCTGGGAATTATTACCTAACCAACCAACATTTTAGTGGAGTAGCTGTGCCACTATCCCAGACTCCAAGGGACTGCAACAGTGAAATATGCACTGTCATGGGAAACAGGGGAGGTCAGGTGTAACCCATTCTCCTACAGGAGCTGCAGTCAGGTCCATGACTCCATCAAAGCAGGAACTGTGCaaatgtggagctgctgctgctgcacagataCTCGAGCTTTTGTGACCTACAGAAAACAGTAGTGGTCCAGATTACACACAGGTGgttctaaaagaaaattagcTTAACTGGTTTCAAGACTTTTATCATATAGGATGTTCTCCAATGCTCTCTGGGAATCTGTTCTTGACACCTTCAAAATAACTTCCCAGAATTTCTTCAAAGGACTTCATTAGCTTTATACTTCATGGTGAAACATATTTTAGGCCTGTAAACACCTACCCTTCCATACAAAACCACCCAATCCCACTATTTCAGTTCAGagcacaaaaaataattctgaggaTTTTGCCAACAAAAAGCCACAAATCATACATCACTGAGCAAACCATTCTGTGTTATTCCagtttcaaaaggaaaacataaaagtGACATTAAATATGACAGAGGAAAAGTCAGGGAACCCGAACTCTGAagtctttattttccattcccATGTTTAGTGCTGTTCAACCACACCTATTCTGGAGACTAGTAATGTACCCCTTTGTGCAGGGAGGCTGCAACCTCAAGTAGGATCCCAAAGCCTACTCCTCCAAAATCTTATCTGAAATCCTGCAGGACATATAAAAATCAGTATATCCTCTACAGTTAAACAAAATACACCCTTTATCAAGAAAGCATGAAGATATTGGCTCTCTAGTCTACAAAGCAGAGGCCTCAGAGAAGCATTTACTAAGTGATGCACTATGAAGGAGTACTTTGCCTCAGccaatttagaaaaataaatctttaagcCTTGGGTGGAATATTTGGATCTCaggaaatttttgaaaataaagcaaacccTAGGGataattttaagtaaaaagCATGAAGCAAATTTAATCAGTTTCCCAATGCTTACTCTGCATAAGCTCCAAGTCACTTGTAACATTTCATTTCCTGGAAAAGTCCTAATTGAAACCTAAGCATTTTGATAAGAAAACTTAAGATTTCAACCTAAATCCTTCTTTCAAAAAACACGTGGGAAGTGTTGATTCTATTCCAATGAAAAGAACTTGGAATGAAAAGATGCCATTCCCTAATATTAACATTCATGACTATGTAAAATGGTATGGAACACATAAAAAATATAACATTCCTGAATGTTTACTGAGGTGCCATTCCACTGCAGCAAAACACTGCCTAACTTGCTTGTAAACTACAGCTCCCCTTACCTGAATCTCTTAACAGTAATTAAGAGGAAATGCAACAATCCAGCTACTGCTAATGTTGCAATTACACTGATATAAATgaatcacaaaaaaacccattttgaTGTTATTTTTCCCACACAAAGTTAAAACATTAAATGAGTATTTTGTAAACCCAGATTGTGTGAGCTGGACTCCTTTCAACTTGGTGGCAGGCTTAACACATATTAACTGAATCATGGAATAAGTTATGCTGGAAATAATCATGGAGTCTTAACTACAAACCAaacactgccaagcccaccactaagCCTCACCTCCTCCAGGCTAAATAACCTGGTTCCTAACTGGTTTCAGATCCTTCACAAGATTTGCCATCCTCTTTTTAACAAACTTAAGTACCTTAAGGTCTGTTTTCTGAGAACATGCATTAGTTTAGCAAAAGGATACAGATCTCACATATTTGAGCAGGTGACTTAATATTGAGTACACCTGAAAATGTTACTATAGAGAAACCTTTTTAACAACCCAAGTCACCCAGATCTACCTACTACAAAGTAGTAGACAGGGCCAAAACTAAAAGAGACCCTTGAAGAGCCTGAAGAAGAGCTGTCAGAAAAGTGCATCTGAGCCCAGCTGAAGAAACCTGCCTTCACTCTCACACTTATGACCAGGGGTATCAAGAGGGGTTACAAACCATGGTAAAAATTCAAGCTGAAGACcctgaaaacagagaaacatTCCTCATCTCCTCAGCTACAGGTGCTCAGTCCGAAATATTCACATTCGTATCTTACACATTAGCATAATCAGCAATTCCTTATGACTCACTCCATTTAAGAGCTACTTGGCAGAAAATTTAAGACAGATGGAACAACTTGCAGGAGGGTAACGATCACACCAGTATGAATCCCTTGCGTACAAAAAACAGACAAAGACTAAAGTTCTGAACATCAATTATGAGCAACTACAGAAACCAAAACACTGGGCAAGTTAGGAGTTTAACACTGCCTAATCTGAGCAAGTGAGAATTTAACTACTTGGCTATCCTACTAAGAACTACAGAATCAAATCTACAAGTGGCATGACAATACTAGTTAGAAGATGCTATCACCCACAATTTGAGGCAGAGGAACAAGTAAAACACATATTGTGTCCATTAACTTCCCTGGATGAATTAAGAAAGCATTTATAGAAATCCTGCAACATCTCTGAAGAACTGGGAAACAGTTAAGGCTGTTCTTCTCATTTGTTTTGGCAGAAGGACCCAAATTTTTAGCACAGAAGGAGCAATACTTTCAATCAGAATCCtaaaaatgcagacaaaagCAATACCAAGCAAGGGTAGTATTTAACTGTCTGCATTATTGCAACCTGAATCTCTGCTATGTCCTAGCTGGTAACTTCTGGGGTaggaacagaaaacagaattaccCTAAACCAGGAATGGCGGCAGGGATCCCCATGATCTCTTTAGTAAACTGGCACAGTTAAAATACTAATAAACTAGACCAACATTTGCCAAGTTTTTTGTATGTTCTGATGCTATCCTTTGCAACTCAAAAGAACTGTTCCATAGACAAAATCATTAATCACACATACACTAGACTGGTTCAAAATTTATTTGTCATTCATTTCTTGCACTTGAAGTACTCTTCAATGACATCTTTGGCCTGAGATTCCTTGCCATAGTCCTGTAACACAAAATAATCTATTATCAACATAAACACAGACCCATCCTAAATTGAACAAACTGTTTCATAAGGACAAATGAGATTCTAACACTTTTTCacaagaattttttaaatttcacacaAGTAAGCTCAAGCAATTTGCCAGTTTTTCCCCTATTCTTTAATAAGACTATTCTAATAAAGTCCAGTCCTATTTCATTCAAATGTAACACCCATTGACAGGAATgcaaacaaaatcttttttgtttaaGGAAACTCAAGAAAAGCATGTGAAAAAGTAGCATGACTATGAAAATGCATGCAGAAGGCACCAGTCTTCATTGTGAAGATGTAGCCATCTCTTGGGACCTCAGAGACCACAAAGTCTTTAAGGCTCGTACTGCGGCTTTACTTTGCCAGTGTTATAGTGAAGTAAGCTCCGCAAAACATTTTCAAGTTGAGCGGACACACTGAACTGGCTTTTCTGCGTAAAGCAAAGCTTCCTATCTTCTAGGTAGGCCCTTCCTTTTAATGATTACTGACAGATAGGCATAGATACTTCGAGGACACAACTATTACCTCACAAAATGTACATGAGTAAATGAACATGACAGGGACTATGATACAGGAAAGCAGCTTTTGATCATCACTATcaacaaaaaaatttaggaGCTGTATTTAACAGTTCCTTATCTAAAGCAACCTTTGGTTTACTACttattttcagaagtaaaaaaataaaacatatttagcAATCTTACTTTGACAACCACACAACTGCAGCCCACCACTTTGCGaggttttccttctctgtcgATCTTGCAGAGACCCACCCATTCGCCCAGCTTCTTGTTGTCATCAACCTGTGCAGAGCACCACATCACATCAGAACTTGCCATTTCTAGTAGAGCTGGCTCAGCCCGGAAGCTGCTGTACTGTCAGAAGCATTGGGTAACGGATGGCTGCTTTCCTCACAGGCATCAGCAGAGGGAGCCAAAGTATCATCATCGTACAGCTTGAGCCTCCCTGGAGTCACAGCAATGTTTCTCCCGTCCTCCCTCCCAGcaaaaatcttatttcttaTTGTCCAGGACACCAGAATTCACTTTAACTGTGCAAAATATCCAATCCACATCCCTTGCCATTTACACCCGTAGGTTTTGTATTGTGAAAAAATGGCAATCACATAGAACCAGAACAATATGCTGCTAAGGGAAGTTCTGCTTAGGTAAGTCATACACAGAATTACAGTAGTGTTCTAAAGATTCAGCTCTCTACATGCTGAAACAAGCAACACAACTGTTCcaaacttttgttttaaaagttcaCTCACCTTTATTAAGTTGATCTGGTGTTCTGCACAGAGTGCTTCAACTAATTTTACATATGTGGGTTCATCACAATTTGAAGCCAGAACACAGAGATGGGCTTGGcgtctaaaaaaaaaaaaaaccaaaaaaaacaacaaaaaaaaactgaCAGATGTTACTTCAGGCACTAATTAAAATTTCTTGataatcaaaaccaaaaataattacattcaGCACATGCATTTCTAGAGAACCACTTTTTAAGTTTTAACTTTTGTTTATGAGACACCATAAGCTTTTGAAACACTAGATATACTCTTGATGTGATTAGTCACttttaatgttatttatatatacattaCAGGCTATTCATACATTGTTAGCTTTATCCTCAGAGTCTATTCCTGTTTTGAAAGCTTCTAAAAATATCACTAAATAAATTCTCAGCCATTGGACAAAGGTCTGATGACTGGGTAAGTACCACACTCCCTACAGAACTGCCACAGTTACAAAGCAACCAAGTTACAAGTCACTTCTTTTTTACCACCATATTACAGTAATTTAACATTAGAATTTTAGTTACTAAAAGCTTGCATTT is from Serinus canaria isolate serCan28SL12 chromosome 3, serCan2020, whole genome shotgun sequence and encodes:
- the RPS12 gene encoding 40S ribosomal protein S12 isoform X1, whose protein sequence is MAEEGITAGGVMDVNTALQEVLKTALIHDGLARGIREAAKALDKRQAHLCVLASNCDEPTYVKLVEALCAEHQINLIKVDDNKKLGEWVGLCKIDREGKPRKVVGCSCVVVKIILCYRTMARNLRPKMSLKSTSSARNE
- the RPS12 gene encoding 40S ribosomal protein S12 isoform X2, which produces MAEEGITAGGVMDVNTALQEVLKTALIHDGLARGIREAAKALDKRQAHLCVLASNCDEPTYVKLVEALCAEHQINLIKVDDNKKLGEWVGLCKIDREGKPRKVVGCSCVVVKDYGKESQAKDVIEEYFKCKK
- the RPS12 gene encoding 40S ribosomal protein S12 isoform X3 codes for the protein MDVNTALQEVLKTALIHDGLARGIREAAKALDKRQAHLCVLASNCDEPTYVKLVEALCAEHQINLIKVDDNKKLGEWVGLCKIDREGKPRKVVGCSCVVVKIILCYRTMARNLRPKMSLKSTSSARNE